A single region of the Armatimonadota bacterium genome encodes:
- a CDS encoding multidrug MFS transporter, with amino-acid sequence MAHAQAPLPGVVPPAVGEAEMPRLQINVPVLELPRVYRLAKRALDIVVASVALVLLAPLMLLIAIAIKVDSPGPVLFRQVRIGRGGKPFWFIKFRSMVKNAEQMKKDLMNHNEVKGGPVFKMRNDPRITRVGRFLRRYSLDELPQLIHVLHGEMSLVGPRPPLPSEVANYGEWEMRRLSVTPGLTCLWQISGRSDIGFREWIELDHIYIDTMSFWTDLKILLFTVPAVITGKGAC; translated from the coding sequence ATGGCACATGCGCAAGCGCCTTTGCCGGGCGTGGTGCCTCCCGCCGTGGGAGAGGCAGAAATGCCACGTTTGCAGATAAACGTGCCGGTGCTTGAACTGCCGAGGGTCTACCGCCTCGCCAAGCGCGCCCTGGACATCGTGGTAGCGAGTGTGGCACTGGTGCTGCTGGCACCGCTGATGCTTCTCATCGCCATCGCGATCAAGGTGGACTCGCCGGGACCTGTGCTCTTCCGACAGGTGCGTATCGGCAGAGGAGGCAAGCCGTTCTGGTTCATCAAGTTTCGCTCGATGGTGAAAAACGCTGAGCAGATGAAGAAAGACCTGATGAATCACAATGAGGTGAAGGGCGGTCCGGTTTTCAAAATGCGCAACGACCCGCGCATTACGCGAGTGGGCAGGTTCCTGCGTCGCTACAGCCTGGATGAACTGCCTCAGCTCATCCATGTGTTGCACGGCGAGATGAGCCTGGTGGGTCCGCGCCCTCCTCTGCCCTCTGAGGTGGCAAATTACGGCGAGTGGGAGATGCGCAGGCTCAGCGTCACACCGGGCTTAACTTGCTTGTGGCAAATCAGCGGGCGCAGTGATATCGGCTTCCGCGAATGGATAGAGCTGGACCACATCTATATCGATACCATGAGTTTCTGGACCGACCTGAAGATTTTGTTGTTCACTGTTCCCGCGGTGATTACCGGTAAAGGAGCCTGTTAA
- a CDS encoding 2-Cys peroxiredoxin, producing the protein MSVERPGAVTFKGQPLTLVGPELKPGDKAPDFTIIDQSLQPASLKDYAGKVILLSVVPSLDTGICSAQTKRFNEEAANLPEDVAILTVSMDLPFAQARFCGAENIDRVKVLSDHRDGSFAQAYGTLVKELRLESRAIFVIDRDGVVRYVEYVPEIASHPNYDAALQAVKSLL; encoded by the coding sequence ATGTCAGTGGAACGCCCTGGTGCGGTCACGTTTAAAGGACAACCGTTGACGCTTGTCGGACCGGAGCTGAAACCCGGAGACAAGGCGCCCGATTTCACCATTATAGACCAGTCGTTGCAGCCTGCATCACTGAAAGATTACGCGGGAAAGGTCATCCTGCTGAGCGTCGTGCCCTCTCTGGATACCGGCATCTGTTCGGCGCAAACGAAACGGTTCAACGAAGAGGCGGCCAATCTACCGGAAGACGTGGCTATCCTCACCGTGAGCATGGACCTGCCCTTTGCGCAAGCCCGCTTCTGCGGCGCGGAGAACATCGACCGCGTGAAGGTGCTTTCCGACCACCGAGACGGCTCCTTCGCGCAGGCTTACGGCACGCTGGTGAAAGAACTACGGCTGGAGTCTCGCGCGATTTTCGTGATAGACCGTGATGGGGTCGTCCGCTACGTGGAGTACGTGCCTGAAATCGCCAGCCATCCCAACTACGACGCCGCGCTGCAGGCGGTGAAGAGTTTGCTGTAG
- a CDS encoding tricorn protease gives MKWLIRFTAFAGVVLFLATHCTAQTAVRFARYPAPSPDGKQIAFSWQGDLWLVSSTGGEAKRLTVHEGYDFAPVWSPDGTRIAFTSDRFGNDDVFVLNLRDGTIQRLTYWSGRDRALGWTPDGKAVIFDSTRDWEPYGAEPCVYVAPLSGGTPYRLHYATGTPAALSPDGEKLAFVRRDSSWWRKGYRGSATGDIWLHDLKTDQFVRLTQTDTPDTFPLWSPDGKTLYFLSERDGTYNLWAMDIAIRSVKQLTRYKGDGVRFPQIARNGSLIAYEQGMDLCTLSPATGEMRILNITAPAADARRPQGFWQQVRSGDVSEFAIAPNGKEVAFVVRGEVFVTRYPEGGAARRLTETVEPEYDLAWSPDSKSLVFASERGGTTSLYRVTSDDPEEPRLRRTTKLKTERLTSSSLPDTSPVFSPDGKKIAFRRGNGDLMLLDMETKQERALLRHWNLGRFAWSPDSRWIAYEMEDNEYNSDIYILSVEDGKSVNISRHPNNDINPSWSADGRALAFLSQRDGRNFNICYLFLRKADDEKSKADWQDEEDAKYDAPRKPEEKPKDSKEREPVQIDFEDIHDRVRQVTRYVGGVQEVALSPDGKKIAFRSSYQGQSDLYVIDWDGSNERRLTTGGASPSDIRWSSDGNQITFLSRGRISRLPAAGGNVQTTDFNAQMRVDLAAEREYIYDAVWRTLNQVFYDERFHGTDWAAMRVKYRTYLPHATEERDFTAVIYMLLGELNSSHVGFTPRQSSNPESTETGMLGVVWANTRDGEGLLIEAVIPNTPAARVDVNLQPGERVIALNGKRITPTVNVWQLLNGTVGEKTELLVRSTDGKERIVTLRPISPSDFRRAHYEHWVKRNRQWVEEQSGGTLGYVHIQGMGEMNVYEFIRQLHAVAYGKKGLLIDVRFNGGGWTTDYLLAILMAKRHAYTLSRGGEPGYPQDRLPLYVWTKPIAVLCNERSFSNAEIFTHAIQTLKRGPVVGMPTAGGVISTGRRTLIDGSSVSTPGRGWFTIDKGVNMERNGAVPDYVVEDMPNDLAAGRDRQLQKAVEVLMNLVREAPPEFPQRTR, from the coding sequence ATGAAGTGGCTGATTCGGTTTACTGCGTTTGCCGGGGTGGTTCTCTTTCTGGCAACTCACTGCACTGCCCAGACCGCTGTCCGCTTCGCACGCTACCCTGCTCCCTCGCCCGATGGCAAACAGATTGCGTTCTCGTGGCAGGGTGACCTGTGGCTGGTGAGCAGTACGGGCGGAGAAGCGAAACGGTTGACCGTTCATGAAGGCTACGATTTCGCCCCTGTCTGGTCGCCCGATGGCACCAGGATTGCTTTCACCTCCGACCGCTTCGGCAACGACGACGTGTTCGTGCTGAACCTGCGCGACGGCACGATACAGCGACTGACTTACTGGTCGGGGCGCGACCGCGCGCTCGGCTGGACGCCCGACGGCAAAGCGGTCATTTTCGATTCCACACGCGATTGGGAACCGTACGGCGCGGAACCGTGCGTGTACGTGGCGCCGCTGTCAGGGGGAACACCCTACCGCCTGCACTACGCTACGGGTACACCCGCCGCCCTCTCGCCTGACGGGGAGAAGCTTGCCTTCGTACGACGCGACTCCAGCTGGTGGCGTAAGGGATACCGGGGTAGCGCCACAGGAGACATCTGGCTGCACGACCTGAAGACGGATCAGTTCGTCCGACTCACGCAGACGGACACCCCCGACACCTTCCCGCTCTGGTCGCCAGACGGCAAAACGCTCTACTTCCTCTCCGAGCGCGACGGTACTTATAACCTGTGGGCGATGGATATCGCTATCCGCAGTGTGAAGCAGCTCACGCGCTACAAAGGTGACGGTGTGCGCTTCCCGCAGATAGCACGCAACGGTAGCCTGATTGCCTACGAACAGGGTATGGACCTGTGCACCCTCAGCCCTGCTACGGGTGAAATGCGCATCCTGAACATCACTGCTCCCGCTGCCGACGCACGCAGACCGCAGGGGTTCTGGCAGCAGGTGCGCAGCGGCGATGTCTCGGAGTTTGCCATTGCCCCCAACGGCAAAGAGGTAGCGTTCGTGGTGCGCGGGGAGGTATTCGTCACGCGCTATCCCGAAGGAGGCGCAGCACGCCGCCTGACCGAGACGGTGGAGCCCGAGTACGACCTCGCCTGGTCACCGGATAGCAAGTCGCTGGTGTTCGCCTCCGAGCGCGGCGGTACTACCAGCCTGTATCGGGTCACCTCCGACGATCCCGAGGAGCCTCGCCTGCGCCGCACCACGAAGCTGAAGACCGAGCGGCTGACCAGCTCCTCCTTGCCTGATACCTCCCCTGTCTTCTCGCCGGACGGCAAAAAGATCGCCTTCCGCCGCGGCAACGGCGACCTGATGTTGCTGGACATGGAAACGAAGCAAGAACGCGCCCTGTTGCGCCACTGGAATCTGGGGCGGTTCGCGTGGTCGCCCGACAGCCGGTGGATAGCATACGAGATGGAGGACAACGAGTACAACAGCGACATCTACATCCTCTCGGTGGAAGACGGCAAAAGCGTGAACATCAGCCGCCACCCCAACAACGACATCAACCCTTCGTGGTCGGCGGACGGGCGTGCGCTGGCGTTTCTCTCCCAGCGCGATGGGCGCAACTTCAACATCTGCTACCTGTTCCTGCGCAAGGCGGACGACGAAAAGAGCAAAGCCGACTGGCAGGATGAAGAGGACGCGAAGTACGACGCCCCCAGGAAGCCTGAGGAGAAGCCCAAAGACTCTAAAGAAAGGGAGCCGGTGCAGATCGATTTCGAAGACATCCACGACCGCGTGCGCCAGGTGACCCGATATGTGGGAGGGGTGCAGGAGGTTGCCCTCTCACCCGACGGCAAGAAGATAGCTTTCCGCAGCAGCTATCAGGGGCAGAGCGACCTGTACGTGATAGACTGGGACGGAAGCAACGAGCGACGCCTGACGACGGGTGGAGCGTCGCCGAGTGACATCCGCTGGAGCAGTGATGGCAACCAGATTACCTTCCTCAGCCGTGGGCGCATCTCACGACTGCCTGCCGCAGGGGGCAACGTGCAGACGACCGACTTCAACGCGCAGATGCGGGTAGACCTCGCCGCTGAGCGTGAGTATATCTATGATGCGGTCTGGCGCACCCTGAACCAGGTCTTCTACGACGAACGCTTCCACGGCACCGACTGGGCGGCAATGCGCGTCAAGTACCGCACTTATCTGCCGCACGCCACCGAAGAGCGCGACTTCACCGCCGTCATCTACATGCTACTGGGCGAGCTGAACTCGTCGCATGTGGGCTTTACGCCGCGACAGTCCAGCAACCCCGAGTCGACGGAGACGGGAATGCTGGGCGTGGTGTGGGCAAACACGCGCGACGGTGAAGGGTTACTGATCGAAGCGGTCATCCCGAACACGCCTGCCGCGCGCGTAGATGTCAACCTTCAGCCCGGCGAGCGCGTGATAGCCCTCAACGGCAAACGCATTACGCCGACAGTCAACGTCTGGCAGCTGCTGAACGGCACCGTCGGCGAAAAGACGGAGTTGCTGGTGCGTTCGACGGACGGCAAGGAGCGCATCGTGACCCTGCGCCCGATCTCCCCCTCCGATTTCCGTCGCGCCCACTACGAACACTGGGTGAAGCGCAATCGCCAGTGGGTGGAGGAGCAATCCGGTGGAACGCTGGGCTACGTGCACATTCAAGGCATGGGCGAGATGAACGTATACGAGTTTATCCGTCAGCTGCACGCGGTGGCTTACGGCAAGAAAGGGTTGCTGATAGACGTACGATTCAACGGCGGCGGCTGGACGACCGACTACCTGCTGGCGATTCTGATGGCAAAGCGCCACGCCTATACCCTTTCGCGTGGAGGCGAGCCGGGCTACCCGCAAGACCGCCTGCCGTTGTACGTGTGGACGAAGCCCATCGCCGTGCTGTGCAACGAACGCAGCTTCAGCAACGCCGAAATCTTTACGCACGCCATCCAGACCCTGAAGCGCGGACCTGTAGTCGGGATGCCGACCGCCGGCGGTGTGATTAGCACGGGCAGGCGCACGCTCATCGACGGCAGCTCCGTTTCCACTCCGGGGCGAGGTTGGTTCACCATCGATAAAGGCGTGAATATGGAGCGCAACGGCGCTGTGCCCGACTACGTGGTGGAGGACATGCCCAACGACCTCGCTGCAGGGCGTGACCGCCAGCTGCAGAAGGCGGTGGAGGTGCTGATGAACCTCGTGCGGGAGGCACCGCCGGAGTTCCCACAACGGACACGGTAG
- a CDS encoding restriction endonuclease has translation MAIVAPSRRVRMTRQEFEQLPPGPPYYDYIGGEAIEVNRPSGRHQQLVVWLASSLWQFVRQAKLGEVWVDINVELPTGDVLSPDIVYLRKEHLSSYDEAKGYIVGTPDLVVEILSPSTAAYDRVEKFDAYRRAGVPWVWLVDQETLVVEEYQWTPEGYLCVQTTSGSASFHPRLFAGWQARPEEVFLPVKEGGR, from the coding sequence ATGGCGATCGTTGCCCCATCGCGGCGAGTGCGGATGACGAGGCAGGAGTTTGAACAGCTGCCTCCCGGTCCTCCTTACTACGACTATATCGGGGGAGAGGCTATAGAGGTGAACAGACCTTCTGGACGCCATCAGCAGCTGGTCGTGTGGCTGGCGTCATCGTTATGGCAATTTGTGCGCCAGGCAAAACTGGGAGAGGTGTGGGTGGACATCAACGTCGAGTTGCCAACAGGAGATGTGCTGAGCCCGGACATCGTGTATCTGCGCAAGGAACATCTGTCCAGTTACGACGAGGCGAAAGGGTATATCGTGGGCACACCGGACCTGGTGGTGGAGATTCTTTCTCCCAGTACTGCTGCCTACGACAGGGTGGAGAAGTTCGACGCTTATCGGCGCGCGGGTGTGCCCTGGGTGTGGTTGGTAGACCAGGAGACGCTGGTGGTCGAAGAGTACCAGTGGACACCGGAGGGTTACCTGTGTGTGCAGACGACGAGCGGAAGTGCTTCATTCCATCCCCGTCTGTTTGCAGGTTGGCAGGCTCGCCCGGAGGAGGTATTTCTCCCAGTAAAGGAGGGTGGTAGATAA
- the ispG gene encoding 4-hydroxy-3-methylbut-2-en-1-yl diphosphate synthase (ferredoxin), with product MWQMEYPRRKTRPVRVGAITIGGGHPIVVQSMITAETWDVQRAAQQVMQLWDAGAEIVRITAPNLREAQCIGEIRNILVQKGYRVPLVADVHHQGTDIAVEVAQYVDKIRINPGLFVYRKPRGRADDYTPEEHEQERQAIEEALVPVIEACKKYGIALRIGVNHGSLAERMLVTYGDTPEGMVQSALEYIEICEKYDFRDIVISMKASRVPIMLAANRLLAKRLDETGRDYPIHLGVTEAGDGTYARIKSTAGIATLLAEGIGDTIRVSLAEDPVNEIPVCYDILQALGLRKTQVEYIACPSCGRTKFDLPTVLNQVRSVTKHLKGLDIAVMGCIVNGPGEMADADYGYVGRAAGKIALYRGRQLVKDNIPQERGVEELINLLKQDGKWVEP from the coding sequence ATGTGGCAAATGGAGTATCCCCGACGCAAAACACGCCCTGTGCGTGTGGGCGCCATCACGATCGGCGGTGGACACCCCATCGTGGTGCAATCGATGATTACTGCGGAGACCTGGGATGTGCAGCGCGCCGCGCAGCAGGTGATGCAGTTGTGGGATGCGGGCGCAGAGATTGTCCGCATCACCGCCCCCAATCTGCGCGAAGCGCAGTGCATCGGTGAAATCCGCAATATACTGGTGCAAAAAGGTTACCGCGTGCCGCTGGTAGCGGACGTGCATCATCAGGGCACGGACATCGCGGTGGAGGTTGCACAGTATGTAGACAAGATACGCATCAACCCGGGGCTGTTTGTCTACCGCAAGCCGCGCGGTCGTGCCGACGATTACACTCCAGAGGAGCACGAGCAGGAACGACAGGCGATTGAAGAGGCACTGGTGCCGGTTATCGAGGCGTGCAAGAAATACGGCATTGCCCTGCGTATCGGCGTTAACCACGGCAGCCTGGCGGAGCGGATGCTGGTGACCTATGGCGATACGCCGGAGGGCATGGTGCAGTCGGCACTGGAGTACATCGAGATATGCGAGAAGTACGATTTCCGCGACATCGTGATATCGATGAAGGCGAGTCGCGTACCCATCATGCTGGCGGCGAACCGCCTGCTGGCGAAACGGCTGGACGAAACCGGGCGCGATTACCCCATTCACCTGGGCGTGACGGAAGCGGGTGACGGCACGTATGCCCGCATCAAGAGCACCGCTGGCATCGCCACCTTGCTGGCGGAAGGCATCGGCGACACCATCCGCGTCTCACTGGCTGAGGACCCGGTGAACGAAATCCCCGTCTGTTACGACATCCTGCAGGCGCTGGGCTTGCGCAAAACGCAGGTGGAGTATATCGCCTGTCCCTCCTGCGGCAGAACGAAGTTTGACCTACCTACCGTCTTGAATCAGGTCAGAAGTGTTACAAAACATCTGAAAGGTTTAGACATTGCCGTGATGGGATGTATTGTCAATGGACCTGGCGAAATGGCAGACGCGGACTATGGCTACGTGGGCAGAGCGGCAGGCAAAATCGCGCTGTATCGCGGGCGTCAGCTGGTGAAGGATAACATCCCCCAAGAGCGCGGGGTGGAGGAGCTGATTAACCTGCTGAAGCAGGACGGCAAGTGGGTGGAACCTTAG
- a CDS encoding decaprenyl-phosphate phosphoribosyltransferase yields MKGFQQAEVSLQRSHPLEWFKWSLVAMRPRQWSKNLLLFAGLLFAEKLGDTTRVWLNLLAFLSFCLISGAVYIYNDLRDVEEDRLHPQKRLRPIASGRLPATVAGWWMTGAMLAGLLLAFWIRPAFGWLAVLYVVLSLAYSLGAKHIVILDVFLIAAGFVLRALAGAVAIDVNISGWLLACTTLLALFLGFCKRRQEIITLGEEAVNHRVTLGEYSVGLLDQFISIVSSATIITYALYTIQSTTAAQHENLKYTIPLVMYGIFRYLYLVHRKDLGGAPEQVLLEDRGIQATIFLWIVVAVWAILR; encoded by the coding sequence ATGAAAGGGTTCCAGCAGGCTGAGGTTTCACTACAGCGGTCGCATCCTCTGGAGTGGTTCAAATGGAGCCTTGTGGCGATGCGACCTCGCCAGTGGAGCAAAAATCTATTGCTGTTCGCTGGACTGCTTTTCGCCGAGAAGCTGGGAGATACCACCAGAGTATGGCTCAACCTGCTGGCGTTCCTCAGCTTCTGCCTGATTTCGGGTGCGGTGTATATCTACAACGACCTTCGGGACGTCGAGGAGGACCGCCTGCACCCACAGAAGCGGCTGCGCCCCATCGCCTCGGGTAGATTGCCCGCTACGGTTGCAGGTTGGTGGATGACGGGTGCGATGTTGGCCGGGCTGTTGCTGGCTTTCTGGATACGCCCAGCTTTCGGCTGGCTGGCGGTGCTCTATGTGGTGCTTTCGCTGGCTTATTCGCTCGGTGCGAAGCACATCGTGATCCTGGACGTGTTTTTGATTGCGGCGGGATTTGTGTTGCGCGCGCTGGCGGGAGCAGTGGCCATCGACGTGAATATTTCGGGATGGTTACTGGCGTGCACCACCCTGCTCGCGCTCTTCCTGGGCTTCTGCAAACGCAGGCAGGAGATTATCACGCTGGGCGAGGAGGCAGTCAACCATCGAGTAACTCTGGGAGAATATAGCGTTGGGCTGCTGGACCAGTTCATTTCCATAGTCAGCTCGGCAACCATCATCACCTACGCGCTTTACACTATCCAGAGCACGACCGCGGCGCAGCACGAAAACCTGAAGTATACTATTCCACTGGTCATGTACGGTATCTTTAGATACCTGTATCTGGTGCATCGGAAGGACCTGGGAGGCGCACCCGAACAGGTGCTCCTCGAGGATAGAGGTATTCAAGCCACTATATTCTTGTGGATAGTGGTGGCGGTGTGGGCAATCTTGCGATAG
- a CDS encoding beta-mannosidase yields MQLSLNGVWNLFYFEPGQGIQRGAHREDFPERDAIAVDVPGDVHTALIRAGILPDPYYDENPEACGWVEDYEWWYRTRFAVPADMQGERLDLVFEGLDTLADVYLNGEKVGSAQNMFTPYRFDVTPHLRRGEENTLAICFHPVVLEAEKKDVSRYWAAFYKPRVWVRKAQMNWGWDWGPRFVTVGVWRPVWLEAHSVARIAHLFAYTTRLTENGAEVRLSAEIERIGEDDRPLVVNFFVRDHGQDWRVSAPVIDGKAETTLWMETPQLWWTHDLGTPHLYTVEAELLDGSKVVHSDSVRFGVRTIEVDQSPGLEPDTTNFTFVLNGVKLFAKGADWIPADNLIGSIPAERYRKLVQMARDAKMNMLRVWGGGIYESPEFYNACDEMGLLVWQDFMFSCAAYPDNDEGFVQEVQREAGVVLKQLRNHPCIALWCGNNENQWIDSMIHWNEPEFPFFGKRIYDEVLPQACAQHDPSRLYWHGSPWGGDDANSDKAGDKHNWQVWAGMIYPRTSREEPRSNPTPEGVSYRHYAHDKGRFISEFGMHGAPALRTLQRNIPPEQFFYDSEGFLYRIKDPDTSRKEKMFEAHVWQPKDIQEFVLLSQLVQAEGLKFGIEHYRRRKFECSGALFWQLNDCWPGISWSVIDYYLNPKGSYHYVTRAFAPLLYTFRQEEDGSVTLWGVNDRLQKACSVLRIRRLRLDGGMIEEQEHTAHVPANSSQQLLRLAPAKDPNNEFLVVQVKRGHTAPDNVHFFTEWKHLQMPKATVQAVFTLKGQEGCEWECTLRSDQYAHFVHLVFPQDAVQVSDNYLFLLPSEPRTVDFTCPEPCDPRQIQIGGLHVDRVEMEVKG; encoded by the coding sequence ATGCAGTTATCTCTCAACGGCGTCTGGAATCTTTTCTACTTTGAGCCCGGACAAGGCATACAAAGAGGGGCGCATCGCGAAGACTTCCCCGAGCGTGATGCCATCGCAGTGGATGTACCCGGTGATGTTCATACCGCACTGATTCGCGCGGGTATCTTGCCCGACCCCTACTACGACGAGAACCCCGAAGCCTGTGGTTGGGTGGAGGACTATGAGTGGTGGTATCGCACCCGCTTCGCCGTGCCCGCAGACATGCAGGGCGAGCGATTGGACCTCGTTTTCGAGGGGCTGGATACCCTGGCGGACGTCTACCTGAACGGCGAGAAGGTGGGCTCCGCGCAGAACATGTTTACGCCGTATCGCTTCGATGTCACCCCACACCTGCGCCGTGGCGAGGAGAACACGCTGGCAATCTGCTTCCACCCGGTGGTGCTGGAGGCGGAGAAGAAGGACGTCTCGCGCTACTGGGCGGCGTTTTACAAGCCGCGCGTGTGGGTGCGCAAAGCGCAGATGAACTGGGGCTGGGACTGGGGACCTCGTTTCGTCACCGTCGGCGTGTGGCGGCCGGTTTGGCTGGAGGCGCACTCGGTGGCGCGAATCGCCCATCTGTTTGCGTACACCACGCGCCTCACTGAAAATGGGGCAGAGGTGCGTCTGAGCGCAGAGATAGAACGCATCGGCGAAGACGATCGTCCGCTGGTGGTCAACTTTTTCGTGCGCGACCACGGGCAGGACTGGCGCGTGAGCGCGCCAGTGATCGACGGCAAGGCGGAAACCACGTTGTGGATGGAAACGCCCCAGCTATGGTGGACACACGACCTGGGTACGCCACACCTTTATACCGTAGAGGCGGAACTGCTGGACGGTTCGAAAGTGGTGCACTCCGACTCTGTGCGCTTCGGCGTGCGCACCATTGAGGTAGACCAATCGCCCGGGCTAGAACCGGACACCACGAACTTTACCTTCGTGCTGAACGGTGTGAAGCTCTTTGCGAAGGGGGCAGACTGGATACCCGCCGACAACCTGATAGGCTCCATCCCCGCCGAACGCTATCGCAAACTGGTGCAGATGGCGCGCGACGCCAAGATGAACATGCTGCGCGTGTGGGGTGGGGGCATCTACGAGTCGCCCGAGTTCTACAACGCCTGTGACGAGATGGGCTTGCTGGTCTGGCAGGACTTCATGTTCAGCTGCGCCGCCTATCCTGACAATGACGAGGGTTTCGTCCAAGAGGTGCAGCGCGAGGCGGGGGTGGTGTTGAAGCAGCTGCGCAACCACCCGTGCATCGCCCTGTGGTGCGGCAACAATGAGAACCAGTGGATTGACAGCATGATTCACTGGAACGAGCCCGAGTTTCCCTTCTTTGGCAAGCGCATTTACGACGAGGTACTTCCGCAGGCTTGTGCCCAGCATGACCCTTCGCGTCTCTACTGGCACGGCAGTCCCTGGGGCGGCGACGACGCCAACAGCGACAAGGCGGGTGATAAGCACAACTGGCAGGTATGGGCGGGTATGATTTACCCGCGAACCAGTCGCGAGGAGCCTCGTTCGAACCCCACACCGGAGGGCGTCTCTTACCGCCATTACGCGCACGACAAGGGGCGATTTATCAGTGAATTCGGGATGCACGGCGCACCTGCCCTGCGCACCCTGCAACGCAACATTCCACCCGAGCAGTTCTTCTATGACAGTGAAGGCTTCCTGTACCGCATCAAGGACCCCGATACCTCCCGCAAGGAGAAGATGTTCGAGGCGCACGTGTGGCAGCCAAAGGACATTCAGGAGTTCGTGCTGCTGTCGCAGCTCGTGCAGGCGGAGGGGCTAAAGTTCGGCATCGAGCATTACCGCAGGCGCAAGTTCGAGTGCAGTGGTGCGCTCTTCTGGCAGCTGAACGACTGCTGGCCTGGCATCTCGTGGAGCGTGATCGACTACTACCTGAACCCGAAAGGCTCCTATCACTACGTGACCCGAGCCTTCGCACCGTTGTTGTACACCTTCCGACAGGAGGAGGACGGCTCGGTGACCTTGTGGGGCGTGAACGACCGGTTGCAGAAGGCATGCAGCGTGTTGCGCATCCGCAGGCTGCGTTTGGATGGTGGCATGATAGAGGAACAAGAGCATACTGCGCATGTGCCAGCCAATAGCAGCCAGCAGCTGTTACGGCTTGCGCCCGCGAAAGACCCCAATAATGAGTTTCTGGTGGTGCAGGTGAAGCGCGGTCACACTGCTCCCGACAACGTGCACTTCTTCACGGAGTGGAAGCACCTGCAGATGCCGAAGGCGACGGTGCAGGCGGTGTTTACCTTGAAGGGACAGGAGGGGTGCGAGTGGGAGTGCACACTGCGCTCGGATCAATATGCGCACTTCGTGCATCTGGTGTTTCCGCAGGACGCTGTGCAGGTGAGCGATAACTATCTGTTCCTGTTGCCCAGTGAGCCTCGCACGGTAGATTTCACCTGCCCCGAGCCCTGTGATCCCCGACAGATACAGATAGGGGGCTTGCATGTGGACAGGGTAGAGATGGAGGTAAAGGGGTAG
- a CDS encoding glycerate kinase, whose product MEAARAMERGVRRALPEAEVVALPLADGGDGMLQCLAHAGVCTLHRHTVSDAFARPQQSVYGLSTDGHTGFIEMAQICGLAQLRPEERDPRRTTTLGVGEMIAHLLAQGVRKLVIGLGGSATNDGGSGALMALGWQLLDKMDKPIPPGNSGLLRLHRVVPPSPPDEQVEVVLAADVRNPLLGKHGAAAVFAPQKGATPEMLPELERAMRRWAMAVHRAIGRKISRVPGTGAAGGLAFGLLAHFPRAQIVSGAEFVMQAVGFTDALSDADLVLTGEGQVDATTLHGKLLMRLLRAARKQKVPVAVICGDMRGDHAMLTAYGAIACQTLVSPNIPREEAMRRANFLIEEKTVKLLGG is encoded by the coding sequence GTGGAAGCCGCCCGGGCGATGGAGCGCGGCGTGCGTCGCGCCCTGCCCGAAGCAGAGGTGGTAGCACTGCCACTGGCGGACGGCGGAGACGGCATGTTACAGTGTCTGGCGCACGCCGGAGTGTGTACCTTGCACCGGCACACTGTTTCGGATGCGTTCGCGCGACCGCAACAGTCTGTTTACGGACTGAGCACAGATGGGCATACCGGCTTTATCGAGATGGCGCAAATCTGCGGTCTAGCTCAGCTGCGTCCCGAAGAGCGTGACCCACGTCGCACTACCACTCTGGGCGTTGGCGAGATGATTGCCCACCTGCTGGCGCAAGGGGTCAGGAAGCTGGTCATCGGTCTGGGCGGTAGCGCAACCAACGATGGAGGTTCCGGTGCGCTGATGGCGTTGGGCTGGCAACTGCTGGACAAAATGGACAAACCGATACCTCCTGGCAACTCGGGGCTGCTTCGCCTGCACCGTGTGGTGCCTCCCTCTCCGCCCGATGAACAGGTGGAGGTCGTGCTGGCGGCGGATGTACGCAACCCTCTGCTGGGCAAGCATGGAGCGGCTGCCGTCTTCGCACCGCAGAAAGGGGCGACGCCCGAGATGCTGCCCGAATTGGAACGCGCCATGCGCCGCTGGGCGATGGCAGTACACAGAGCGATTGGCAGAAAGATTTCGCGCGTGCCGGGTACAGGCGCGGCAGGAGGACTGGCATTCGGTCTGCTCGCGCATTTTCCGCGAGCGCAGATTGTCTCAGGAGCGGAGTTCGTGATGCAAGCGGTCGGCTTCACGGATGCCCTGAGCGACGCCGACCTGGTGTTGACCGGTGAGGGACAAGTGGATGCCACCACTCTGCACGGCAAACTGCTGATGCGGTTGCTCCGGGCAGCAAGAAAGCAGAAGGTGCCCGTTGCAGTGATATGCGGGGATATGCGCGGCGACCACGCGATGCTGACTGCTTATGGTGCGATAGCGTGTCAAACGCTGGTTTCCCCAAACATCCCCCGTGAGGAAGCGATGCGCAGAGCAAACTTCTTGATAGAGGAAAAAACGGTGAAACTACTGGGGGGATGA